Proteins from a single region of candidate division WOR-3 bacterium:
- a CDS encoding exo-alpha-sialidase: protein MKHHQPLFAGRTWAWGRYRLGLMICAGFMTTVAHGQTGNVFIVNIDGPRYTEGFGAGATNMPYIWDSLRPLGTTYSNFYNTGVTYTNSAHSTIVSGVRQLLQNSLNCGSQIRTRDPGIGEYFRRHTGARLGDAAYIDGKPLMWGYPASTAVGYGPAWAPTIVYTTDEDDWATLESTFAVINRNHPKLCYVLFGEVDHAGHTGDTAKYIGSIRKADLLTWLLWRKLQSDTVYRDRTTFIITNDHGRHDDAHGGWKNHGCYCRGCRHVMFLAIGPEIRADTVITTIRDQIDLAPTIGYLLGFPTPFAQGTIIDEMLKQPSARNRCETYGAGSTTGPDQNEINLSTSVAHSRAADIARTSQALHVVYADHSRGQFETYYTRSTDAGLTWSTPTVLFSAESGTSYSEPVIAAAGEIIIVAATGIRWLPAETTFTWVLSKRRSTDAGLTWDSIADLGILETVSSRPGIAVFGNRVSIAAGCDRRMVNFVSEDTGATFGPAAELTADAKHYPQRPASVIIDSACAVWEDCFADRVRQYHDLWFDREPWRTEDIRITNNDANTYSYQPAVTRDLAGTLHLAYSHLPDAAAGNRWQVCYRRSTDRGLTWTGPESLSIGKIGRAPAIRAAGGRLTCVWQSYEPPYWNIKGCFSTDQGRTWTAPGPMSSPLALSAEPRLAVRADTAYVVWEDNRDGNWEIYFSRHIFAGSAKQEENAPPPTVRNQLEVNPNPCRGSAVLHISYRTGRNTSLAIYDASGALVRSLPAPCLVPSASSIVWNGLDDAGQPLPAGVYSCILSTNEHTCARQLVLLR, encoded by the coding sequence GTGAAACACCACCAACCGCTGTTCGCCGGCCGGACCTGGGCCTGGGGACGTTACCGCCTGGGGTTGATGATATGCGCCGGCTTTATGACGACGGTCGCCCACGGCCAGACCGGAAACGTCTTCATCGTCAACATTGACGGCCCGCGCTACACTGAAGGATTCGGCGCCGGTGCCACCAACATGCCGTATATCTGGGACAGTCTGCGGCCGCTTGGCACAACCTACTCGAACTTCTACAACACCGGCGTCACCTATACCAACTCGGCTCACTCCACGATTGTCTCAGGTGTCCGGCAGTTGCTTCAGAACAGTCTGAACTGCGGCTCTCAGATTCGCACCCGTGACCCGGGCATTGGCGAGTACTTCCGTCGACACACCGGCGCCCGGCTCGGCGACGCTGCGTACATTGATGGAAAACCCCTGATGTGGGGCTACCCGGCCAGCACCGCAGTCGGCTACGGACCGGCCTGGGCGCCAACGATTGTCTACACAACTGATGAAGATGACTGGGCCACCCTGGAATCAACCTTTGCCGTCATCAACCGCAATCACCCAAAGCTCTGCTACGTACTCTTCGGTGAAGTTGACCACGCCGGTCATACCGGCGACACCGCCAAGTACATCGGCTCAATCCGCAAGGCCGACCTGCTGACCTGGCTGCTCTGGCGTAAGCTCCAGTCCGATACCGTGTACCGCGACCGTACGACGTTCATCATCACCAACGACCACGGCCGGCACGACGACGCCCACGGCGGCTGGAAGAACCATGGCTGCTACTGTCGTGGCTGTCGCCACGTGATGTTTCTTGCAATCGGCCCAGAAATCAGGGCCGACACGGTAATAACCACCATCCGCGACCAGATTGACCTGGCACCAACAATCGGCTATCTGCTCGGCTTCCCAACACCGTTCGCCCAAGGCACGATAATAGACGAAATGCTAAAGCAGCCCAGCGCCAGAAACCGGTGCGAAACGTACGGCGCAGGAAGCACTACCGGCCCTGACCAGAATGAGATAAACCTCTCAACCTCTGTGGCCCACTCTCGCGCCGCGGACATCGCCCGTACCAGCCAGGCCTTGCACGTCGTTTACGCGGACCACAGCCGGGGGCAGTTCGAAACCTACTACACACGCTCGACTGATGCCGGGCTCACCTGGTCCACGCCCACAGTACTTTTCTCAGCCGAGTCCGGCACAAGCTACAGCGAACCAGTGATTGCTGCCGCCGGTGAAATCATTATCGTTGCCGCAACCGGCATCCGGTGGCTGCCAGCCGAAACTACCTTCACCTGGGTGCTGAGCAAGCGCCGCTCGACCGATGCCGGGCTTACCTGGGACAGTATCGCTGACCTAGGAATCCTTGAGACCGTAAGCTCGCGGCCGGGAATCGCGGTCTTCGGTAACCGGGTGAGTATCGCGGCCGGGTGCGACCGCCGGATGGTCAACTTTGTGAGCGAAGACACCGGCGCCACCTTTGGTCCGGCTGCCGAACTTACCGCGGACGCCAAGCACTATCCGCAACGACCCGCTTCAGTAATCATTGACAGTGCCTGTGCGGTCTGGGAAGACTGCTTTGCCGACCGCGTACGTCAGTACCACGACCTCTGGTTTGACCGCGAACCCTGGCGCACCGAAGACATCCGCATAACCAACAACGACGCTAACACCTACTCCTACCAGCCCGCAGTAACGCGGGACCTTGCCGGCACGCTCCACCTTGCCTACAGCCATCTACCTGACGCTGCGGCTGGCAACCGCTGGCAGGTATGTTACCGCCGAAGCACCGACCGGGGCCTGACCTGGACAGGGCCTGAATCCCTGAGCATCGGAAAGATTGGCCGTGCGCCAGCGATTCGCGCTGCCGGCGGCCGCTTGACCTGCGTCTGGCAGTCCTACGAACCACCGTACTGGAATATCAAAGGTTGTTTCTCCACTGACCAAGGCCGTACCTGGACTGCACCGGGGCCGATGTCATCTCCGCTTGCCTTGTCAGCCGAACCCAGGCTTGCTGTACGCGCCGACACCGCATACGTCGTCTGGGAAGACAACCGCGACGGCAACTGGGAAATCTACTTCTCAAGGCACATCTTCGCCGGGTCGGCAAAGCAGGAAGAAAATGCCCCACCGCCCACCGTCCGCAATCAACTCGAAGTCAATCCGAATCCGTGCCGCGGCTCTGCTGTCCTGCATATCTCGTACCGCACCGGACGCAATACGTCTCTTGCCATCTACGACGCCTCCGGTGCACTCGTCCGTTCGCTTCCGGCGCCATGCTTAGTGCCCAGCGCGTCGAGCATCGTCTGGAACGGCCTTGACGATGCTGGTCAGCCCCTGCCGGCCGGCGTTTACTCCTGTATTCTGAGCACGAACGAACACACTTGTGCAAGACAGCTAGTCCTGCTCAGATGA
- a CDS encoding FlgD immunoglobulin-like domain containing protein, with amino-acid sequence MRASLLCVLAAAAFGQVTENVFIINIDGLRYTEGFGAGRTNMPFVWDSLRPRGAIYTELYNTGITVTNAGHSTITAGVRQLLQNNADTLLSPVRPREPSVAEYYRRYKGAPATAAVFVSGNPAWRYPVSTYPGFGDTWAPTIRQTKEDDLETWDSVQAVISRYHPKLCYVLFGEVDLAGHTGDTAYYIGAIRQADSLTWQLWTRLQADTLYRNRTTLILTTDHGRHDDTHGGWKNHGCSCRGCRHLIFLAVGPEIIADTMITVIHDQIDIAPTIGCLLGFPTPLAQGSAMTEMFMKHPPAVPQPQHWPADADVNVSRSPGLSRSADIIRTAAGLHVVFSDRTGGQYQVYYCRSTDGGSTWSVPKVIMPAASPSGCLEPVIAAVSDTLIVGCACLRWVPTETTFVWTLSTCRSTDAGVTWDTPLDIDTLTTVSCKPAITSIGRRVFIIANLDNQLKSYLSRDAGATFDSGAAVAVEGKYHPQWPSATTLDTSCYAVWQACNPDLAHPYHDIWFDCEPWHEEDVMLTHNDTLSFSYQPCMTRDVYGVLHVAYCHLPDASAGNRWQINYIRSLDRGLTWSMPIKLNTVKVGYTPAVRASIDGRVSCVWSVFSDPLRRINGARSTDIGRTWSAPEPISALSEFAVEPKLAVRSDTAFVVWEDNRDGNWEIYFAKKVLTGAGLAEESPTPHAVRPVLTVEPSLFRGFTVLRVAAGTAHSASLAIYDASGALVRSLPVPRLAPGTSNIVWNGRDIADHPLPAGIYFVRLELPGAELTRSLVKLD; translated from the coding sequence ATGAGAGCATCGTTACTGTGTGTCTTGGCCGCAGCTGCTTTCGGCCAGGTGACCGAGAACGTTTTCATCATCAACATTGACGGCCTGCGCTACACTGAAGGATTCGGCGCCGGCCGGACCAATATGCCGTTTGTCTGGGACAGCCTGCGACCCCGCGGTGCAATCTACACCGAACTCTACAACACCGGCATCACCGTGACCAATGCCGGCCACTCAACCATCACCGCCGGAGTCCGGCAGCTCCTACAGAATAACGCTGACACACTCCTCTCGCCGGTCCGGCCACGTGAACCAAGCGTGGCCGAGTACTACCGCCGGTACAAAGGCGCGCCCGCGACCGCCGCTGTCTTCGTTAGCGGCAATCCGGCCTGGCGCTACCCGGTCAGCACCTACCCGGGTTTCGGCGACACCTGGGCGCCAACCATCCGGCAGACCAAAGAAGACGACCTTGAAACCTGGGACTCAGTGCAGGCGGTCATCAGCCGGTATCACCCGAAGCTATGCTACGTACTCTTCGGAGAAGTTGACCTTGCCGGCCATACCGGCGACACCGCCTACTATATCGGTGCTATCCGCCAGGCCGACTCGCTTACCTGGCAGCTCTGGACCCGGCTCCAGGCCGACACCCTCTATCGCAACCGCACGACGCTCATCCTCACCACCGACCACGGCCGGCACGACGACACCCACGGTGGCTGGAAAAACCACGGCTGCTCCTGTCGCGGATGCCGACATCTCATCTTCCTTGCGGTCGGCCCGGAAATCATTGCCGACACAATGATAACCGTAATCCACGACCAGATTGACATCGCGCCAACCATCGGCTGTCTGCTCGGATTCCCCACGCCCCTGGCCCAGGGCTCGGCAATGACCGAGATGTTCATGAAACATCCTCCCGCCGTGCCGCAGCCGCAGCACTGGCCAGCCGACGCCGACGTGAACGTCTCAAGGTCACCGGGTCTGTCCCGCTCAGCCGACATCATCCGCACTGCTGCCGGCCTGCATGTCGTCTTCTCCGACCGCACTGGCGGACAGTACCAGGTCTACTACTGCCGCAGCACCGACGGCGGCTCAACCTGGTCCGTGCCAAAGGTAATCATGCCGGCTGCGTCACCATCCGGCTGTCTTGAACCGGTCATTGCCGCAGTCAGCGATACGCTCATCGTCGGCTGTGCCTGCCTCCGCTGGGTTCCAACCGAGACAACATTTGTCTGGACGCTATCAACCTGCCGCTCGACCGATGCCGGTGTAACCTGGGACACACCCTTAGACATTGACACCCTGACAACCGTAAGCTGCAAGCCGGCAATCACATCAATCGGCCGGCGAGTCTTCATTATTGCTAACCTCGACAATCAACTGAAAAGCTACCTGAGCCGCGATGCGGGCGCGACGTTCGACTCGGGCGCAGCCGTGGCAGTCGAAGGTAAGTACCACCCCCAGTGGCCTTCGGCCACGACCCTTGACACATCCTGCTATGCAGTCTGGCAGGCCTGCAACCCTGACCTCGCTCACCCTTACCACGACATCTGGTTCGACTGCGAGCCGTGGCACGAAGAAGACGTGATGCTGACCCATAACGACACCCTCAGCTTCTCCTACCAACCATGCATGACCCGCGACGTGTACGGCGTTCTCCACGTCGCCTACTGCCACCTACCCGACGCTTCAGCTGGCAACCGCTGGCAGATAAACTACATTCGCAGCCTGGACCGTGGCCTTACCTGGAGCATGCCAATCAAGCTCAACACCGTAAAGGTTGGCTATACACCTGCAGTCCGCGCCTCGATTGACGGCCGGGTATCGTGCGTTTGGTCGGTGTTCAGTGACCCGCTCCGCCGCATCAACGGTGCCCGCTCAACCGACATTGGCCGAACCTGGTCTGCACCTGAGCCGATTTCGGCCCTGAGCGAGTTTGCGGTCGAGCCGAAACTGGCGGTCCGCAGTGACACCGCGTTTGTCGTCTGGGAAGACAACCGCGACGGTAACTGGGAAATCTACTTCGCCAAAAAGGTCCTTACCGGGGCCGGCCTGGCCGAGGAAAGCCCAACCCCTCACGCCGTACGCCCTGTGTTGACTGTCGAGCCAAGCCTTTTCCGCGGCTTTACGGTCCTGCGTGTCGCGGCAGGCACCGCGCACAGTGCGTCACTTGCCATCTACGACGCCTCCGGCGCACTCGTCCGTTCGCTCCCAGTACCAAGATTGGCACCCGGTACGTCAAACATCGTTTGGAATGGCCGCGACATCGCTGACCACCCCCTGCCGGCCGGAATCTACTTTGTGCGGCTTGAACTGCCCGGAGCCGAACTCACCCGCAGCCTGGTGAAACTGGACTAG
- the nth gene encoding endonuclease III: MLKSVRSPVAASRWRSAMGSLVGALRRAYRQADAPVKKMPSQGPFRILISAVLSTRTQDPVTSAASARLLRAAPGPEELSKLRPVQIEKLIYPVGFYRVKARQLCAIGRLLVRCGQGEVPRTMDELLQLPGVGRKVANIVLSRGFGVPAIAVDAHVHRISNRLGLVRTRTPEQTERQLEVVLPRRHWIEWNCLLVALGQTICRPQHPRCSVCPVKRWCCRIGVADDS; the protein is encoded by the coding sequence ACGCTCACCGGTGGCTGCAAGCCGCTGGCGGTCAGCCATGGGCTCGCTGGTTGGTGCGCTCCGCCGCGCTTACCGACAGGCTGATGCGCCGGTGAAGAAGATGCCAAGCCAAGGCCCGTTCCGAATACTAATTTCCGCGGTGCTCTCGACCCGGACTCAGGACCCGGTTACATCAGCGGCTAGTGCCCGGCTGCTTCGCGCGGCTCCAGGACCCGAAGAACTGAGCAAACTTCGGCCAGTCCAAATCGAGAAGCTTATCTACCCGGTAGGATTCTACCGGGTGAAAGCACGGCAGCTTTGTGCGATTGGTCGGCTGCTGGTCCGATGCGGGCAAGGCGAGGTGCCGCGCACTATGGATGAGCTCCTGCAGTTGCCCGGGGTCGGCCGCAAGGTTGCAAACATCGTACTGTCAAGAGGTTTCGGGGTTCCGGCAATAGCGGTAGATGCTCATGTACACCGCATATCGAACCGGCTCGGCCTGGTGCGCACGAGAACGCCGGAACAGACCGAAAGGCAGCTTGAGGTAGTGTTGCCCAGGCGGCACTGGATTGAGTGGAATTGCCTTCTCGTTGCTTTGGGCCAGACAATCTGCCGGCCTCAGCATCCCCGATGCTCGGTCTGCCCGGTCAAGCGCTGGTGCTGCCGAATCGGGGTTGCCGACGACAGTTAG